The following coding sequences are from one Bacillota bacterium window:
- the cotE gene encoding outer spore coat protein CotE, whose product MHGGAKSMGYREILTKAVCGYGVKAFRLERILTVPEGSVPGEVLGCLFTQVSEPEASPPERSGQNVVSVPISGRFDVNVWYSYNNRQGTALAKETVRYTEFIPITEWSSTALGSLEAKARAVQVPECSDVSIVSQNRVRVTVEFSVQAEVIGETKIAIEVFDAPR is encoded by the coding sequence GTGCATGGCGGCGCAAAGAGCATGGGATACAGGGAGATTCTTACGAAGGCTGTATGCGGGTACGGGGTCAAAGCCTTCAGGCTCGAGCGGATCCTTACCGTTCCCGAGGGCAGTGTCCCAGGTGAGGTCCTGGGATGCCTTTTCACACAGGTATCGGAGCCTGAAGCCTCCCCTCCGGAGAGGTCAGGGCAGAATGTGGTGTCGGTCCCCATCTCCGGAAGGTTTGACGTGAACGTGTGGTACTCGTACAACAACCGGCAGGGCACGGCCCTGGCAAAAGAGACGGTTCGCTACACGGAGTTCATTCCCATCACGGAGTGGAGCAGCACCGCCCTGGGGAGCCTGGAAGCCAAGGCGCGTGCGGTGCAGGTTCCTGAATGCTCCGATGTGAGCATCGTATCCCAAAACCGCGTCAGGGTCACGGTAGAGTTCTCCGTGCAGGCAGAGGTCATTGGAGAGACCAAGATAGCAATAGAGGTGTTTGACGCACCCCGGTGA
- the rpsI gene encoding 30S ribosomal protein S9 encodes MAMSQFTATGRRKEAIARVRLMPGDGRITINDRPIEDYFGLSTLQTQVTEPLRLTSTFGRYDVFATVRGGGVSGQAGAVRHGIARALCLLDVGLRTSLKRVGLLTRDARVKERKKYGLKKARKAPQFSKR; translated from the coding sequence ATGGCAATGTCGCAATTCACTGCCACGGGAAGGCGCAAAGAAGCCATAGCCCGGGTTCGTCTCATGCCAGGGGACGGCCGGATTACCATAAACGACAGGCCCATTGAGGACTACTTTGGTCTTTCTACCCTGCAGACCCAGGTAACCGAACCGCTACGGCTTACCAGCACCTTTGGCCGTTATGACGTGTTCGCAACAGTACGCGGGGGAGGGGTTTCCGGCCAGGCGGGTGCGGTAAGGCACGGAATAGCCAGGGCCTTGTGCCTGCTGGATGTGGGCCTTAGGACATCACTGAAGAGAGTGGGTCTTCTCACCAGGGATGCCAGGGTCAAGGAGAGGAAGAAGTACGGGTTGAAGAAGGCCAGAAAGGCTCCGCAGTTCTCCAAGCGCTAG
- the rplM gene encoding 50S ribosomal protein L13: MRTTYMAKPKEITRRWYVVDATGKPLGRLAARVALVLRGKHKPTFTPHLDTGDHVIVVNAEKILLTGNKPQQKMWYRHSNYPGGLKATPYEKLLADNPEKAIEMAVKGMLPHNKLGRQMAKKLKVYRGSTHPHEAQAPQAWDLDS; the protein is encoded by the coding sequence ATGCGCACGACTTACATGGCAAAGCCTAAGGAGATCACCCGCCGTTGGTACGTGGTGGATGCCACGGGCAAGCCCCTAGGGCGCCTGGCCGCCAGGGTGGCCCTGGTGCTGAGGGGCAAGCACAAGCCTACCTTCACCCCTCACCTGGATACCGGGGATCACGTGATCGTAGTCAATGCCGAGAAGATTCTCCTGACGGGCAATAAGCCCCAGCAGAAGATGTGGTACCGGCATTCCAACTACCCCGGGGGCCTGAAGGCGACACCCTACGAGAAGCTCCTGGCGGACAATCCCGAGAAAGCGATCGAAATGGCTGTCAAGGGCATGCTCCCCCACAACAAGCTAGGAAGACAAATGGCCAAGAAGCTCAAGGTCTACCGAGGATCAACCCATCCTCACGAGGCCCAGGCACCGCAAGCATGGGATCTAGACTCCTGA
- the truA gene encoding tRNA pseudouridine(38-40) synthase TruA encodes MSRSRHIKATVQYDGTAYAGFQRQKGLATIQGELESALSFIAGHPLRVVGAGRTDAGVHAVGQVVCFSLEGNIPTERIPEAANARLPADIALWDAVEVPTGFHPQYEAVSKLYSYTVWRDRRRSPFYSKYSYHFWEDLSMDPLVEAANVLVGEHDFRAFRAMGSSVKGSVRTLNRLDVNEEGPFLRFYLEADGFLYNMVRIIVGTLLETGRGRLTPGDVRHALETGERGMAGPTVPASGLCLEQVRYS; translated from the coding sequence TTGAGTCGTTCCAGGCACATAAAGGCCACGGTGCAATACGACGGCACGGCATACGCAGGGTTCCAGCGCCAGAAGGGCCTCGCCACAATCCAGGGAGAACTGGAGAGCGCCCTCTCCTTCATCGCAGGGCACCCTCTAAGGGTAGTGGGGGCGGGGAGAACCGATGCAGGAGTACACGCCGTGGGACAGGTAGTGTGCTTCTCCCTGGAAGGGAACATTCCGACGGAGAGAATACCTGAAGCAGCAAATGCCCGGCTGCCAGCGGACATCGCTCTGTGGGACGCGGTTGAAGTACCCACGGGCTTCCACCCCCAGTACGAGGCAGTCTCCAAGCTCTACAGCTACACTGTATGGAGGGACAGGCGGCGGTCGCCCTTTTACAGCAAGTATAGCTACCATTTCTGGGAGGACCTCTCCATGGATCCCTTGGTGGAGGCGGCAAATGTCCTGGTAGGGGAGCACGATTTCCGGGCATTCAGGGCTATGGGCAGCTCCGTGAAGGGAAGCGTCCGGACCCTCAACCGGCTGGATGTGAATGAGGAGGGACCATTTCTCAGATTCTACCTGGAGGCTGATGGGTTCCTCTACAATATGGTCAGGATCATCGTGGGGACACTGCTGGAGACAGGGCGGGGGCGGCTCACCCCTGGGGATGTCCGCCATGCCCTGGAGACTGGGGAGAGGGGCATGGCTGGGCCTACCGTTCCTGCCTCCGGTCTCTGTCTTGAACAGGTAAGGTATTCTTGA
- a CDS encoding energy-coupling factor transporter transmembrane component T yields MFRNVVLGQYYPVESLSHRLDPRTKIVMAIIYIVVLFLVKGVPAYGVLSAFSLGAILLSRVPVRLVLRTLRPILFILAFTLVLHVFFTKGEPLFTLGPLTGSRQGLVQGAFMASRLLLLISTTSLLTLTTSPIALTDGIEALLRPFKPLGVPAHELAMMMTIALRFIPTLLEEAEKIMKAQMARGADFESGNIVKRARGMVPLLVPLFVGAFRRADDLALAMEARCYRGGENRTRMKQLRLGLADYVALTVFSAIMASSIVLGRLLL; encoded by the coding sequence GTGTTTAGGAACGTGGTCTTAGGCCAGTACTACCCGGTTGAGTCACTCAGCCACAGGCTCGACCCCAGGACGAAGATCGTCATGGCCATCATATACATTGTTGTGCTGTTCCTGGTAAAAGGGGTGCCAGCCTACGGTGTCCTGAGCGCATTCTCCCTGGGGGCGATACTCCTATCCAGGGTTCCGGTCAGGCTTGTGCTAAGAACCCTCAGGCCAATCCTGTTCATCCTGGCCTTCACCCTGGTACTCCACGTGTTCTTCACCAAGGGGGAGCCCCTGTTCACCCTGGGTCCCTTGACCGGCTCCCGGCAGGGGCTCGTTCAAGGCGCGTTCATGGCGTCCCGGCTCCTGTTGCTCATCAGTACCACCAGCCTCCTGACGCTCACAACATCCCCCATTGCCCTCACTGACGGTATAGAGGCACTCCTGAGGCCCTTCAAGCCCCTGGGTGTCCCCGCCCATGAGCTGGCCATGATGATGACCATCGCTCTACGGTTCATCCCCACCCTGCTGGAGGAGGCCGAAAAGATTATGAAGGCCCAAATGGCCAGGGGAGCGGACTTCGAGAGCGGCAATATCGTGAAACGCGCCAGGGGTATGGTGCCCCTCCTAGTACCCCTGTTCGTGGGGGCATTCCGCCGGGCGGATGACCTGGCCCTGGCCATGGAGGCCCGGTGCTACCGCGGGGGCGAGAACCGCACCAGGATGAAGCAGTTGAGACTTGGCCTGGCGGACTACGTGGCCTTGACGGTCTTCAGTGCCATCATGGCGAGCAGCATTGTGCTAGGCCGCTTGTTGCTCTAA
- a CDS encoding energy-coupling factor transporter ATPase, whose amino-acid sequence MPIVVQDLAHTYMPGTKFEVRAVASVNLFIPDGQFLGIIGPTGSGKSTLIQHFNGLLKPTAGRVLVDGADVFRDKASWRDVRRKVGLIFQYPEHQLFEETVRRDVSFGPRNLGLAEEEIERRVKEALGLVGVGEDLAERSPFELSGGQMRRVAMAGVLAMEPKYLVLDEPTAGLDPQGRDEILGRIKDLHSERGITVILVSHSMEEIARLVERLVVMDKGRVVLEGPPREVFLQDQLLRGMGLDVPQMTRLMSQLALKGVPVKRGALTVEEARDSILEWKKGRTSV is encoded by the coding sequence ATGCCAATAGTGGTGCAAGACCTCGCCCACACCTACATGCCAGGGACCAAGTTTGAAGTAAGGGCTGTTGCCAGCGTAAACCTTTTTATCCCGGACGGGCAGTTTCTAGGTATAATCGGGCCCACGGGCTCCGGCAAGTCCACACTCATACAACACTTCAACGGGCTTCTGAAACCCACGGCAGGCCGCGTTCTTGTGGATGGTGCGGACGTGTTCAGGGACAAGGCCTCCTGGAGGGACGTCCGCCGCAAGGTTGGCCTCATCTTCCAGTACCCCGAACACCAGCTATTTGAGGAGACTGTGCGCCGGGACGTGTCTTTCGGCCCCAGAAACCTGGGGCTGGCAGAAGAGGAGATCGAACGCCGGGTAAAAGAGGCCCTGGGGCTGGTGGGAGTGGGTGAAGACCTCGCGGAAAGGTCCCCCTTCGAGCTCAGCGGCGGGCAAATGCGGCGGGTGGCTATGGCAGGGGTCCTGGCCATGGAGCCCAAGTACCTGGTCTTGGACGAGCCCACGGCGGGCCTGGACCCTCAGGGCCGTGACGAGATACTGGGCAGGATCAAGGACCTTCACTCCGAGAGAGGCATTACGGTTATCCTTGTGTCTCACAGCATGGAGGAGATAGCGAGGCTGGTTGAACGCCTTGTGGTCATGGATAAGGGCAGGGTGGTTCTGGAGGGCCCTCCCAGGGAGGTCTTCCTTCAGGACCAGTTGCTCCGGGGAATGGGCCTTGACGTCCCGCAGATGACCAGGTTAATGAGCCAGCTGGCCCTTAAGGGTGTTCCTGTCAAGCGTGGGGCGCTCACTGTGGAGGAGGCTAGGGATTCAATACTGGAGTGGAAGAAGGGCCGGACAAGTGTTTAG
- a CDS encoding energy-coupling factor transporter ATPase → MGDQGEILALTGVEFHVKKGEFIAIIGRNGSGKSTLAKHLNALLLPTEGAVWVRGMDTRRPENLWNVRQSAGMVFQNPDNQLVAAVVEEDVAFGPENLGLDPGEIRRRVTESLEAVDMAGYASFAPHLLSGGQKQRVAIAGILAMRPECIILDEPTAMLDPQGRLEVLSTIKTLNGEGITVILITHFMEEAVDADRVLVMEGGQVAMAGSPSEVFSRVDLLRGMGLDVPQVLVLAQQLRAAGLDVPGDLLTVDEMVEHLCQ, encoded by the coding sequence TTGGGTGACCAAGGTGAGATCCTTGCCCTAACTGGTGTTGAGTTTCACGTGAAAAAAGGCGAGTTCATCGCCATAATTGGGCGGAACGGTTCGGGCAAGTCCACCCTGGCAAAACACCTAAATGCACTGCTTTTGCCCACAGAGGGTGCTGTGTGGGTACGGGGGATGGATACACGGAGGCCGGAGAATCTCTGGAACGTTAGGCAATCTGCGGGAATGGTATTCCAGAACCCGGACAACCAGCTTGTCGCGGCAGTTGTGGAGGAGGACGTTGCCTTTGGTCCAGAGAACCTGGGCCTTGATCCTGGAGAGATCAGGAGGCGGGTGACGGAATCCCTGGAAGCCGTAGACATGGCTGGCTACGCCAGTTTCGCCCCACACCTGCTGTCAGGAGGCCAGAAACAGCGAGTTGCCATCGCTGGGATCCTGGCCATGAGGCCAGAGTGCATCATACTGGACGAACCCACGGCTATGCTAGACCCCCAGGGACGCCTTGAGGTGCTTTCCACCATCAAGACGCTGAACGGGGAGGGCATAACGGTCATCCTCATCACCCACTTCATGGAGGAGGCCGTGGATGCTGACAGGGTGCTGGTGATGGAGGGTGGACAGGTAGCCATGGCGGGCTCCCCGTCCGAGGTTTTCTCCAGGGTTGACCTCCTCAGGGGAATGGGCCTTGACGTCCCGCAGGTCCTGGTGCTAGCTCAGCAACTCCGAGCGGCAGGCTTGGATGTCCCTGGAGACCTCCTCACTGTGGACGAGATGGTGGAGCACCTATGCCAATAG
- the rplQ gene encoding 50S ribosomal protein L17 has product MGMSKFGRPSDQRRALLRNIVTSFLREERIETTETKAKTVRSIAEKMITLGKRGDLHARRQVLAYLTDEDVVTKLFESLGPRYANRQGGYTRISKTEPRRGDGAPMAVVELV; this is encoded by the coding sequence ATGGGAATGAGCAAGTTCGGGCGCCCGTCTGACCAGCGCAGGGCCCTGTTGAGGAACATAGTAACCTCCTTCTTGCGGGAGGAGAGAATTGAGACAACAGAGACCAAGGCGAAAACGGTGCGTTCCATAGCCGAGAAGATGATCACCCTGGGCAAGCGCGGGGACCTGCACGCGCGGCGGCAGGTCCTAGCCTACCTGACGGATGAGGATGTGGTCACAAAACTCTTCGAGTCCCTGGGACCGCGCTACGCCAACCGCCAGGGTGGGTACACCCGCATATCCAAAACGGAGCCCAGGAGGGGCGACGGGGCTCCCATGGCTGTGGTGGAACTGGTGTAG